A stretch of DNA from Doryrhamphus excisus isolate RoL2022-K1 chromosome 6, RoL_Dexc_1.0, whole genome shotgun sequence:
TACTACAGGATCTGTAGGAGGGGGGGCAGAGGTTGTGTAAGTGAAGCCCGTAACTTAACGCTGCAAAATCTGTGTGGAATACTAACAAAAATATGGGTGCTCCATGGCCTCTGTGGCAGTCAGTCTCTGTTGGTGGTCGTAACGTAACAGCTTGTCCAGCAAGTCCAGAGCCTCGGGACTCACCAAGTGCTGGTTCTCGGTCTGCACAAACTGTTCCCAACGCTTCCTGCTTTGTCTGAAAAGATACACcataaagcaaaaaaacattcagacattgcgtctttttttttaacattattatgtgGTAGAAGTTGTTCCAtcttttctgattaaaatgaaaagtaaCTGCCTGTCACCCATGCACATCCATTTAAATTGATTTGTGCTTTTTATTGGTTTATACAACAGTAAATTAAGATTACACAGGGTTTCCTATACGTGTgccacaacaaaataaaagtcgtCACAActtaaaacattttgttttaaactGCCACCAATTTTAGTAATTTATTGTATGAATCAATATATGTTATATAGATAAACATATAGCTTATTATTTTACCGCAATTCCTTTGAAAAGCAATTTAAATATCATACAAATATTTCCCGGCGCTTTATTTTGATAAGCATACACCGGTATCGCCTGTCTTCTTTGCTGGCACTTGCCGCATGTGACCGGATAGATTCGCGACACGTCTTGTGTTGACGTtcattttattagttattatcgGGAGAGTTCATTTTGTTAGTTATTAATCGGGAGAATAAATAACTGTCCGTCTTTGCCAACGTGTGTTATCGCTCACGTTTCAATCTTATTCCACTTGCtgccatttttgtttacatgtctGTGGCTGGCGGCATCTAGCTAGCATGGAGCTACAAGCGGCTATAACGTTCATGGCATACATCGATCATAGATGATCATCAGAACGTACTTGTTTTTTAGTGTCACTTGCtctttttatcattatatttacaaaaaatactatGTGTTGAAGTTCTGCAACATAAACACGTAAGTGTGTACAATTTTAGACACTGACGCCATCACAGGAGTCTCCGATAGGTAGCATGTAAGCTAGCAGTAGTTCACCAAAATACATTTGCTTCACCTCTTAGTATTTTTTACAAGTGTTCTATTCAAACACCTGTACtatttatttgtcataaaaaaaagttgctgtCATGGCTGATCCAGATTGGACTTACTGTCCCAGCAGATCTTTGAAGCGTGGATCCAGTTCAATGTGGTATTTACGCAGGTAGCCAAACAGCTCATCTGTCCCCAGAACTTTGGCAATTCGCACAAGCTGCAAAAACAGAAACAGTTGAAACATGGAAACCCACATGGAAATCGACTCTAATGAAAGAATGTTACCTGGTCATAGTTGTCCTGTCCGTGGAAGAAGGGCTCTTTCTGGAAGATCATACTGGCAAGCATACAGCCCAAGCTCCACATGTCTAGACTGTAATCATACAtctgaaacaaaaaaatcaccaaTCAGCACTGCCAATAATGAGGACACAAGTAAATTACaggcattttttgacaaattaatgttacaattttttttttcagaatgcaTATCTTTAACCCTCCTTGTGTTGGGGTTGGCactgacccgttttacattttaatgcataaaaagaatcacataacatttgtttattgcatcaaggctttttgactttgtcaggaaactatttcaacaaaataaaacccaaaaaatagtttttactacattttaaaatggtctggttgaaattatgaccactgtattgttagggtcagtttcgacccggttatgataatatgactataaagcaatattttgagccaaaactgaaatcataagtgtacaattagccaacacaatgacaaccagctccttttctcatcatgtaagcttcaggggattctcattttgaccgttttttgttttttttcccagtatacatgtgaggtgaattcactcatttgactgattgatttcacatttacagtttggaatggcaagaagtacagtgaaccaagatttggaccagttttgttttttgatttcactttatactaaagttctgttgctgaaaacaataactttttctaccttttcttgacattaatatatatgggtcaaaattcacccaaacaccatagatgtttctttagtgattaatactaaaatgagaaaataataaaactaattgatttaatagatatgttctatagccctcagtaatagccaggtaataaaagaaccttcaatttattaatatgattcttttgaggttcagtttaccatttttggaaattgaaattgagaggtatagtgacaaaaaaaggcctacatgcccacaccaaaaatattaaaaccaatACTTTTAtgaatgaggaagcctaagaaggtaaccaagacataagaagcaaatttgatggtaacttattgtttttagtgtattttatagctgatttaatacacgggtcaaaaccgacccatTAACATAAGAGCATAAGAACTCCTGTGCTGGGACATGGAAGAGCACCAAATTCTGGGCCCCCCCTGctgctcccacacacacacagactgaaATCTATCCTTAAGATCTTTTACTATCCAACTTTACAAAATCCCAGCCCTCCACCTTTGGGGCCCTTGGTACACCAACCGCCCCCCATACTTCAAcacccctgtgtgtgtgtgtgtgttacctggtAATCCACCAGGAGCTCGGGGCCTTTGAAGTATCGTGACGCCACTCTGACATTGTACTCCTGGGAAGGGTGGTAGAACTCAGCCAAACCCCAATCTATAAGGCGgagctgtggaaaaaaaaacacttgttaaaATCTCCATTAAATCCACACTgaaaatttcagaaaatactTGTGGCAGACTTCAATATCAAGAATGGAAGAAAGGAAAATCTGTTGGAAGTTCATAATATTTCTCATTAAAATGAAGGAAGTGTGTCCATCACTTGGGTTCCTCTGTGTTCCTCTATTTGTGTCAATTTactgccccctggtggacaTAGTGTGTAATGACATGTACAAGGGCTGttcttatttttaaattcaacCGTGTACAATGcatttaattatgttatttatatataattgataCATATGTGAGTAGATTACTTCTTAAACAAAACCATCCCATGAAATAATCATTCCTAATAGcattgaaaattaattaaaaaaaaataaaaataaaaaaacagaacaaacgACACCACTTGGTTTGATTTGATAAAATGAACAGTTACATTTGTCGAGATAGACCTtgataaaggtaagatttgatgacgttATTGAGTGCTAACGTGCATATTTATGGTGGTTCTATATTCATCacatgcttttaatttgatgttgttcctgtttgAGTTTGACACAATCACATCATTAGAGATAATTAATAGGATTAATTAGATCATCATAATGTGTGGTGACTCGCTAGTGCGTTGCTAATGCCGTTCCAAGATGCTAAGATCCATTCTAGTCTTCAACTCAGGCTGTCAACTTGTTTCTGCTTTTGCTATACTCGGTGCTTGTCTTAACAAATCGATTAATGTAAGGATTTATGGCTTATCGATCCGGGAGGCTGCTACTGATGCAGCAGTATCTCTCGCTTGTCAAACCGGATATCCGGTCGCATCGGTTTATCGTTCACAACCCTAGAACCAATTCCGGCACAAATTAGACACGCGTCAATCCTAAATATCCAATAGCCTCGATGatgctttaaagcaggggtctcaaacacgcggcatgtgggccaaatgtggcccgcaggacactagtttgaggcccccgccttgatatgaaagtttaatgttagtgcggcccgcgccaagtttgatatggatgctgtgtggtatcatgtacccagaaaaaattattacgtttgattaatgttcatgttaaaggttaaataacttaatagttatcctccctatccgtgtggaagtggtaagtttttggctattaaagttgaaaggaaataacttgaaggctaccgtttaggtcgctagctctctagtttgcgagttagcatgtgtctcaagaccctgcagtggcgcaatatgttgtaaataaaaagagtataaatgtgactatagtcgtgttttgtcatgtctacagggctctaataatgctttgttcattttaatctgaaaaaaataatttgtctacccaccaactatatgtggtttcttaagttttttattatttgccgttttattattattattattatatttatttattactgattgattgattttctttattcttgatttgtttatttatttttcatcttattttgtgtagaaaaataaaaagtaagatattagagaacagtggaatgttttatcagagcttttattgtagaaaattggaaccaaagcgaagtttttaaaaaaaattgtttttaataaatgcgttttttttggggttttttttttggaaaacctgatgcggcccagtctcacccagacccgagctccagtggcccccaagtaaattgagtttgagacccctgctttaaagaaTAAACATACATATGCCATAAACCACATGACTAATCACTATGACTGCATTTGTTAGCTATTTTATCCAATGTCATTTAGTGTAATGATGAACTCCCTGCACCGCAATGCTTGGTGTAAAACGTAGCAGTAGTCATCAAGAGAGAGAGCGGTGGAACAGAAATTACATCTGTTGTTATTTTAAGGTTCTTCCTCCCACACTATTCACACATACTACAGGAATGATGTGTCTGTGAAAGCATGTGTCAGTGCGTTGCCCTGAATACAGCAGGGAGAATTTTTTTCTAAAGCGTATGGATTCAAAAGGACAAAGACTGTGACAAAAATTGGATTAAATAAAGGAAAGGAAAACACAGGAAAGGCCCAAAATAGTCATGAGGGTTTCTATTCtattttctattctattctcCACATCGAAATATTGAGACATTATCATTAGCGTGAGCTATGTATCGCAAATTGTATGGTATGGCGTGAAGTACTCTGACATTCTGAGCCTTAGTTACACCCTGAGAATACTTATgaatactatgtgtgtgtgtgtgtgtgtgtgtacttaatAAAACATCGCCTACCTTTCTCAACTGGTGGTCAATCATCACATTGTGGGGTTTGACGTCACGGTGCATGATTCCCATACTGTGACAGTAGTCCAGAGCCTGAACACAGCATGACCATAATGAACATACTGATGTTGAAATGGTGCTAATTAATggtattaaaaatgaattaatataaatgggggggggggggcaaagtctCACCTTCAGTAGTTCATACATATAAAAACGGATATCGTAGTCTGTCAACTTCTGGTATAACTCCTGCAGGGgggaaaacaaata
This window harbors:
- the csnk2a2b gene encoding casein kinase II subunit alpha', which produces MPGPVAGSKSRVYADVNLLKSRDYWDYEAHIPNWNNQEDYQLVRKLGRGKYSEVFEAINITNNEKVVVKILKPVKKKKIKREIKILENLRGGTNIIRLVDTVKDPVSRTPALVFECINNTDFKELYQKLTDYDIRFYMYELLKALDYCHSMGIMHRDVKPHNVMIDHQLRKLRLIDWGLAEFYHPSQEYNVRVASRYFKGPELLVDYQMYDYSLDMWSLGCMLASMIFQKEPFFHGQDNYDQLVRIAKVLGTDELFGYLRKYHIELDPRFKDLLGQQSRKRWEQFVQTENQHLVSPEALDLLDKLLRYDHQQRLTATEAMEHPYFYPVVKEQSLSNSDNMVSSGNTTAR